In a single window of the Bacillus mycoides genome:
- a CDS encoding SepM family pheromone-processing serine protease: protein MFKRFRFIYAILIGVILAMLLVYVRLPYYVTKPGMAAKLAPYVQVDGGTKESGDFMLVTVSMGPANVVNLIAAQFNKYTHVSKAEEILQKGESDEEYQFRQNYAMKDSQNAAIYNAYKRANRSVSFENKGVLVAGVAKGMPSEGKLKLGDVIIAVDGKIFDKTEQFIEYMTGKKEGDTVNIEYKRGGKQFKENLNVKTIPNGNGRVGIGVSIVTERELVVDPKVKIDSHEIGGPSAGLMFTLEIYNQLVEEDLTNGHEIAGTGTINDKGEIGPIGGIQQKVVAASDAGAEVFFAPNEKGVEKSNYKDALEAAKDIKTKMKIVPVDTLDDALTYLEKMGKTK from the coding sequence ATGTTTAAGCGTTTTCGGTTTATATATGCAATTTTAATAGGGGTTATATTGGCGATGCTACTTGTTTATGTGCGCTTGCCGTATTATGTGACAAAACCAGGTATGGCCGCGAAATTAGCGCCGTACGTGCAAGTTGACGGTGGAACTAAAGAGTCTGGCGATTTCATGCTTGTCACTGTCTCAATGGGACCTGCTAATGTGGTGAACTTAATAGCCGCGCAATTTAATAAATATACACACGTTTCGAAGGCGGAAGAAATATTGCAAAAAGGCGAGAGTGATGAAGAATATCAATTTCGCCAAAATTATGCAATGAAAGATTCGCAAAATGCAGCAATCTATAATGCTTATAAACGTGCAAATCGCTCTGTTTCTTTTGAAAATAAAGGTGTACTGGTTGCTGGTGTAGCAAAGGGTATGCCGTCAGAGGGAAAGCTTAAGCTTGGAGATGTTATTATAGCTGTCGATGGAAAAATATTCGACAAGACGGAACAATTTATTGAGTATATGACAGGGAAAAAAGAAGGGGACACAGTAAATATTGAATACAAGCGGGGCGGAAAACAGTTTAAAGAAAATTTAAATGTAAAGACGATCCCTAATGGGAATGGACGCGTCGGTATAGGGGTCTCTATCGTTACAGAAAGAGAGTTAGTAGTAGATCCGAAAGTGAAAATCGATTCCCATGAAATAGGCGGTCCATCAGCGGGGTTAATGTTTACACTAGAAATTTATAATCAGCTCGTTGAAGAAGATTTAACAAACGGACATGAAATTGCTGGAACAGGTACAATCAATGATAAAGGAGAAATTGGTCCAATTGGTGGTATTCAGCAAAAAGTAGTAGCTGCTAGTGATGCGGGAGCTGAAGTGTTTTTTGCGCCAAATGAAAAAGGTGTAGAGAAATCGAATTATAAAGATGCTCTTGAAGCTGCGAAAGATATTAAAACGAAGATGAAAATTGTACCGGTGGACACACTGGATGATGCATTAACTTATTTGGAAAAAATGGGTAAAACAAAGTGA
- the ylbJ gene encoding sporulation integral membrane protein YlbJ, which translates to MYEKWKTAFLTISMLFLTFSLVLHPQDALQASIRGLNIWWEVVFPSLLPFFIIAELLISIGIVKFIGVILEPLMRPLFRVPGVGGFVWAMGMASGFPAGAKLSARLRKSNQLTQIEAERLVSFTNSSNPLFIFGAVSIGFFNNPKLGLVLAAAHYISNFIVGLLMRFYGNNDTYIKDKHTNQKRAFQNPFSILHQTRMQEKRPIGKLLGDAIVSSIQTLLMIGGFIILFSVLNKMITVFKITEALSFIMQHILSFFQLTSQFSIPILSGIFEMTLGSQMISQINESTLLQQAMVTSFILAFSGLSIQAQVASILAETDIRFKPYFLARIIQSILAPIFTFIFWGPFYEKVHSFSPTQEDLPVFLLNHSYTLTDIWTSFIHYGPIFTLFCLYLYVILLFLRIHKEKPRSL; encoded by the coding sequence ATGTACGAAAAATGGAAAACTGCTTTTCTTACCATATCAATGTTATTTTTAACCTTTTCTCTTGTACTTCACCCCCAAGATGCTTTGCAAGCTTCAATTCGCGGGTTAAATATATGGTGGGAAGTTGTATTCCCTTCACTACTACCGTTTTTCATCATTGCGGAACTTCTAATCAGTATTGGTATTGTAAAATTTATCGGTGTTATATTAGAACCACTAATGCGTCCACTGTTTCGTGTTCCAGGGGTAGGCGGATTTGTTTGGGCAATGGGAATGGCTTCAGGATTCCCCGCTGGCGCCAAATTAAGCGCTAGACTACGCAAGAGCAATCAACTAACACAAATTGAAGCGGAACGACTCGTATCTTTCACAAATTCTTCTAATCCACTTTTTATTTTCGGAGCGGTTTCTATTGGTTTTTTCAATAATCCGAAATTAGGACTCGTATTAGCAGCAGCACATTATATAAGTAACTTTATCGTCGGATTACTTATGCGCTTTTATGGTAATAACGATACTTACATAAAAGACAAACATACGAATCAAAAGCGTGCCTTTCAAAACCCTTTTTCCATCCTCCACCAAACACGTATGCAAGAAAAAAGACCAATCGGAAAACTACTCGGTGACGCTATCGTTTCTTCTATTCAAACATTGCTCATGATTGGTGGGTTTATTATTTTATTCTCTGTTTTAAATAAAATGATTACTGTTTTCAAAATTACAGAAGCGCTTTCTTTTATTATGCAACATATTTTATCATTCTTCCAACTTACATCCCAATTTAGTATTCCGATATTATCCGGTATTTTTGAAATGACGCTTGGAAGCCAAATGATTAGTCAAATTAATGAATCAACACTTCTTCAACAAGCGATGGTAACAAGCTTCATTTTAGCATTTAGCGGTCTTTCTATTCAGGCACAAGTAGCAAGCATATTAGCGGAGACAGATATCCGCTTTAAACCATATTTTTTAGCTCGAATTATCCAAAGTATTCTCGCTCCTATTTTCACTTTTATATTTTGGGGACCATTTTATGAAAAAGTTCATTCTTTCTCGCCTACGCAAGAAGATCTTCCCGTATTTTTATTGAATCATTCTTATACACTAACTGATATTTGGACATCATTTATACACTACGGACCAATCTTCACCTTATTTTGTTTATATTTGTATGT
- a CDS encoding patatin-like phospholipase family protein, whose amino-acid sequence MKEPKIGLALGSGGAKGFAHIGVIKVLREAGIPIHMIAGSSIGALIGTFYAASCNVERLYKLAAVFKRKYYLDFTVPKMGFIAGKRIKDMIKMFTYNKNLEELDIPTAVVATDILKGEKVVFTSGPIAEAVRASISVPGVFVPEKIDGRLLVDGGVIDRIPVSVVKDLGADIVIAVDVSPIKVNGEVTSIYDVIMQSIEIMQHELVMNRQIASDLMMRPAVEQFSSRAFTHIEDIIRVGEVEAEKHISNIYLLIEQWKEKHNV is encoded by the coding sequence ATGAAGGAACCAAAAATCGGTTTAGCGCTTGGATCCGGAGGTGCAAAAGGTTTTGCTCACATAGGGGTAATAAAAGTGTTGAGGGAAGCTGGCATCCCTATTCACATGATAGCAGGTAGTAGTATAGGGGCATTAATTGGTACATTTTATGCAGCGAGTTGTAACGTTGAAAGACTGTATAAATTGGCAGCTGTTTTCAAAAGGAAATATTATTTGGATTTTACAGTTCCTAAAATGGGATTTATTGCTGGAAAACGTATTAAAGATATGATTAAAATGTTTACATATAATAAAAATTTAGAAGAGTTAGATATCCCGACAGCTGTTGTGGCTACTGACATTTTGAAGGGGGAGAAAGTTGTTTTTACAAGTGGTCCGATTGCGGAGGCGGTTCGAGCTAGTATATCTGTACCAGGGGTGTTTGTTCCAGAAAAAATAGATGGCCGCTTATTAGTGGATGGAGGGGTAATTGACCGTATTCCAGTATCGGTTGTAAAAGATTTAGGTGCTGATATTGTTATTGCTGTTGATGTATCTCCAATTAAGGTGAATGGAGAGGTTACATCGATTTATGATGTAATTATGCAAAGTATTGAAATTATGCAACATGAACTTGTGATGAATCGGCAAATAGCATCAGATTTAATGATGCGGCCAGCAGTGGAACAATTTAGTTCGCGTGCTTTTACACATATTGAAGACATTATTAGGGTCGGAGAAGTGGAAGCGGAAAAACATATTTCAAACATTTATTTACTAATTGAGCAGTGGAAGGAGAAACATAATGTTTAA